Below is a genomic region from Parasegetibacter sp. NRK P23.
CGGAAATTGTATTCACGTTCATCGGCAGCGGGCAAAATAGTCTCGTACAATTTTGCTTCCTTTCCCATAAAGCGGTAAAGTTTTCCATCTACATTGATGATGCCCAGTAAGCCATGATCAGTTCCTGTCCAGTGTTTGGTAGGTGAAGCCGTGAGCTCATCCGTAAAACTCCAGATACTAAAGTAGGGATCGTGGGTAATCAACGGGTAAGCGGGCGCTTTGTTTACCTGCGCGAAGCTGTATCCGAAGGAAAATATTAAGAGCAAAAGAGCCTGAATACGTTTCATGTGTGTATGTATTGTAGGAAACTGAAATTAGGGAGAAGGGGTGGATGGAAGTGTTAATGGAAATTAATTAGGGGGAGGCAGTGTGCCAGGGCGTTTTTCTATTTTTTAGTAAAAATTGTATCTTGTCTTGCGAAATACCCCTATATGCGCCCTTATCTTATTGTGTCCGTACTGATCTGTCTCAGTTTTTCCTTTTCATTTGGCCAGTCTGTGTCATCTTCCAAGCAAATCGGCTTCAGCGAATATCCCGGAAATGTAAGAGGATATGTAAATGACAAGGATGGGAATAAATACATGCTTATTAACTTCATGGGAACTTTTTCACCTGACAGTTCCGTAACTTATTCGGGGAAAGGAGAAGGAGATGTATTGCTAATCAAATACAATCCAGACCATACCGTAAGTTGGGCCAAGAATCTTGGAACCGAGTATTCGGAATTTTCGCAGAATCTATCGCCTGACAATAATGCATTGTATTATGATTCCATCAAAAACGAGCTGCTGATGCTCACCAATATCACCTTCCCACAAAAACAGGATATGGTGCAATATGCTGGCATAACGGTTCAGTTCCCGCAACCTCAGCAGACAGCAATCCTTATGACTAAAATAGCTGCAGACGGGAGTACCAAATGGATCAGGCAGCTAAGTCATATGCCTATGAGCATTCTTCCGGGAAAAGACAGAATTGACTTATTTTTCAGCAGTTTGTTTTCACCAACTTCAACCGGTACAATTATACAAATAGGAAGCACAACAATAAATGTTCCTATACTACCTTCACAACAGTTCACCTATGCTTTGGTTTATGCTTCCCTCAGTCAGAATGGAGCTGTAACGGTCACCAAAAAAATGCAGATACTTAACCAGTCGACCTTCAATATAAGCAATCTTATCGCCGCTAAAGACCGGTTTATCATGACTATGACTATTGGTGGTGATTCTGTGATACTGAACGATAAAAAGGTCCGCTTTACGGAAAATAAAATTTCAGACAGGTACATTTTCGCAATAGATACAGCCTTTGAAAATATTATTGCAAGTCCATTTCCCAACATTTCCCTTTCACCACAATTTTACATAGAAGAAACAGATAGAGTATATTGCAAAGGGGTATTCCCCAATGCATCCACTTATCTGATTGGAGGGAGCCATGTTCCTGCCAATAATGAGCAAATACTTTTTGGCTTTAACCGTAACCTGGTGTTGCAGGAAACGCATCGGATAGCTCCCTATTATGTTGGCCTGAACTATGAAATCCGGCGAAATATATTGTTAATAGGGCCGATAATGCGATTGGGTGACAGCCTTTACTTTACAGGTTGTATTACCGGAGGAAATGAATTTTCCGATGCGAACGTAGCACCCGATAACGTAACAACACGGGTATTTTTTAATGATGCAAAAACACTGGACCTTAACGGGCAATCCAATGCATTCCTGGGTCATACCAATCTTCAGTTGCAGCAGCCGGAACTTCATTGGATCGGCGAAATGGAATCTCCCCTTTCTAACGGACAAATATTCCTCCACCAGCTACAGGTAATAAGAGATAAAAAAGTAATCGAATTCATACCCGGGGATACAAAAGGAACCAAAAGATGGCAATATGATCTTACACAAAAGAGACTTACGGCCAAAGACACCACTAATACACTGGACCTTCTTGACCCCACCCAATATATTGAAACTAATACAGATGGATCTTACATCATTGCCGGAACTTCATTTGGAAAGCTGAAAATAGACGAGGAACTAAGCATTAAAATGAGGCCCCGGAAAGCTGGAATATATTTCGCCGGCATCTCCCCTACTCAACAAACTTCGTGGATATCCAGAATCGAAGGTTCGTATGAGTCGGTTTCCCTTCAGCAGTTCAGGAGAAACAATGGCCTGTACTATTTCCATGCACGGTTAACAGGCGCACTTAACAGGCAGAATTATCTCAAAGCAGGAGCAACGATTATTCAAACCGGCTCAAGTCAAAATGTAAATATTCTAGGATACCTGAACAACAAGGGAGAAATAACAATCAAATACCATCCGGGAAATCAGCCGCTTGATATATCCGGGGCCAGCCTGATCGAATTTTCTTTTGACGAGCATTCCGGTGAAGTTAACGCCATGATGCACTCCAGGGAGCTTACTAAAATTGGTTTCTTTATGAACAAAGGTTATTCCGCTGACATCAGTGATGTGATCGTCCGGTTTGACTCGTTGTTAAATTATAAGGATTCGAGGGGCCTCAGGATAGTATCCACGCCTTCAAAAATGGCAGGATACAATTTTTTTCAATTCCTTTCAATGGCTGGAAGCGGGAACAAAATGTTCATTTCGGGAAAGTCACTTCCCCGTCAACCAAATGAACAGATTGCCCTGGAAACATTTAAAGGGAACATGCTGCTTCAAAAATTCCCCTTAGATACGTTAAGTTTTGATGACATACGGTTGGCGCTGATCAGGTTCCATTGGGAAGAAGGAATCAAATGGTCCAAAAAAACCAACAGAACATCAGGCACAACTATGGTTACGGTAGGCAATATACAGGTTAAGGAAGGTGAACTTGAATATATGAACAATAAACTTTACATGTATTTCAAGTTGCCGAATGTTCTGATCAGCAGTACATATTATTGGGACAATCATCTTGTTTCAAAACAAACCTCCATTCCATCCAGTGCAGATAGAACAGAATCACTTGTTTGCCTGGACACAATGGGAAATTTTCAATCCAAACTTCCGCTTTATGGTGCTCAATCGGCTAAATCCTTAAAAAAGAAGTATGGCCATAACACACTCTTATTAAGTGTGTTTTTTTCCAACCCTATAAAGATCCTTGAACAAACATATACTTCAGCGGGTTTCGCCGATGCGTTAGGACTTATCATAGATTCCGCCCTGAACATCAAAAAAAGAATACACCTGCATTCCACCGCCCAGGAATTACTGCAGGATTTTGATTTCACGCCCGACACCACAATTCTACTCGCGGCCCATATTCAGAAGGAAACGAACATCGCCCTCCAAAGAACTTCCAATTCAACCGTAAAAGAAGAGGACCTCCAGGAACAAAGCGTGATCATCACTTACCGTTCCACGATGATCACCCCCGTTCCGGATACGCGACTTTCTTCACTCCTGCTGTACCCTAATCCATCCAAAGCCGGCTTTTATACTGATCTGGGCACATCTCCGGCAGGCGCTTACAATATCGTGGTATTCGATATGCTGGGCAGGGCCGCTTTCTCAAAAAAGATCAATTGGGTACAGGGTAGCCCGATACCGGTTCAGTTACCAGGAACAGTAAGAAAAGGAATGTACTTCGTTCAGGTAAAAACAGCAAAAGGAAAGAACATCCACGCCACCAAACTACTGATTGAATAACCGTTATTTAACGGTATCCCCATTTGTTTTTCCACCCATCACCCAACAAAACCAGCGCATTATATGTACATTAGGTGAACTTAAACGCCGATGTACATACCATGAGAGTGATCTGGAAATACCTGCAGCCATACCGTTGGTGGATACTGCTCGCCTTAGTGCTGGCCGGTGCCGCGCAGGTGCTTGCGTTGTATGACCCTGTGATTTTCGGAAAGATCATCGATGAATACGCATTGAAGCCCGGCGATAAATCGGATGAAGAGATGGTGAACGGGGTCATGTTGCTGCTGGCCCTGGCCATCGGGTTGGCATTGGCGGCAAGGCTTTTCCTCGTATTCAA
It encodes:
- a CDS encoding T9SS type A sorting domain-containing protein, with the translated sequence MRPYLIVSVLICLSFSFSFGQSVSSSKQIGFSEYPGNVRGYVNDKDGNKYMLINFMGTFSPDSSVTYSGKGEGDVLLIKYNPDHTVSWAKNLGTEYSEFSQNLSPDNNALYYDSIKNELLMLTNITFPQKQDMVQYAGITVQFPQPQQTAILMTKIAADGSTKWIRQLSHMPMSILPGKDRIDLFFSSLFSPTSTGTIIQIGSTTINVPILPSQQFTYALVYASLSQNGAVTVTKKMQILNQSTFNISNLIAAKDRFIMTMTIGGDSVILNDKKVRFTENKISDRYIFAIDTAFENIIASPFPNISLSPQFYIEETDRVYCKGVFPNASTYLIGGSHVPANNEQILFGFNRNLVLQETHRIAPYYVGLNYEIRRNILLIGPIMRLGDSLYFTGCITGGNEFSDANVAPDNVTTRVFFNDAKTLDLNGQSNAFLGHTNLQLQQPELHWIGEMESPLSNGQIFLHQLQVIRDKKVIEFIPGDTKGTKRWQYDLTQKRLTAKDTTNTLDLLDPTQYIETNTDGSYIIAGTSFGKLKIDEELSIKMRPRKAGIYFAGISPTQQTSWISRIEGSYESVSLQQFRRNNGLYYFHARLTGALNRQNYLKAGATIIQTGSSQNVNILGYLNNKGEITIKYHPGNQPLDISGASLIEFSFDEHSGEVNAMMHSRELTKIGFFMNKGYSADISDVIVRFDSLLNYKDSRGLRIVSTPSKMAGYNFFQFLSMAGSGNKMFISGKSLPRQPNEQIALETFKGNMLLQKFPLDTLSFDDIRLALIRFHWEEGIKWSKKTNRTSGTTMVTVGNIQVKEGELEYMNNKLYMYFKLPNVLISSTYYWDNHLVSKQTSIPSSADRTESLVCLDTMGNFQSKLPLYGAQSAKSLKKKYGHNTLLLSVFFSNPIKILEQTYTSAGFADALGLIIDSALNIKKRIHLHSTAQELLQDFDFTPDTTILLAAHIQKETNIALQRTSNSTVKEEDLQEQSVIITYRSTMITPVPDTRLSSLLLYPNPSKAGFYTDLGTSPAGAYNIVVFDMLGRAAFSKKINWVQGSPIPVQLPGTVRKGMYFVQVKTAKGKNIHATKLLIE